In Streptomyces sp. NBC_00341, the DNA window CGACGACCGGCTGTGGTCGAGCATCCGGCGCAACGTCACCGCGTTCCTCACCGAGGAATGGCGCAGGGGCGCACTGTTCGGCCGCACCGCGGAAGAGGCGTTCTACGTACGGTGCGACCGCGACAACAACCCGCAGGAGTCCATCGACCAGGGCCGGGTCATCTGTGAGATCGGCGTCTCGCCGGTCAAGCCCGCGGAGTTCGTGGTGTTCCGGCTGGCTCAGTTCTCCGACACCACCAGCCTCATCGACGAGTGACCCGCGGGTCAGCAAAGAAAGGTGACAGACAGTCATGGCAGAGGGCGATGCTCTTTCCACCCACGTCTTCGGCGTGCAGCTCGGCGGCTACCTGGTCGAGTCGATTCAGGAGATCAGCGGGCTGACCGTCGAGGAGGAGGTCGTCGAGGTCCGTCAGGTCAGCGCGGAGGGCAAGCAGATCATCCGCAAGCAGCCCGGCGCCCGGCAGGCCGGCGAGGTCACGATCACCCGTGGACTCGACCAGAGCAGCGAGTTCACCTCGTGGATCAAGGAGACCCTGAACAAGGGTGCCGTGGACACCGCGCGGCAGAACCTCACCATCGAGATCAAGGACTCCGAGGGCAGCACGGTCCGGCGCATCCAGCTGATGCAGGGCTGGGCCTCGAAGTGGGAGGGCCCGTCGCTCAAGGCGGGCGAGTCCGCCGCGGCCACCGAGTCCGTCACGATCGTCTTCGAGGAGATCGTCGTCGAATGAGGCGTCGTACGGTGACCGCGGGCAACCTGGAGGAAATCCTCCAGGCGACGGAGCCCGCCCCGGTACCGGAGCAGGCGGCGGCCGCCCCCGCCCCCGCTCCGGCGCCCCGGGAGGACCACAGACTGCGCACCGAGTTCGAGTTCGAGCTCCCGCGCGGGTACGTGGACGAGGCTGGCACGGTGCACCGGCACGGCTCGATGCGCCTGGCGACCGCCCGTGACGAGCTGCGGCCCCAGATCGACCTGCGGGTCAAGGAGAACCCGGCGTACCTGAGCGTGGTGCTGCTCAGCCAGGTGATCACCCGGCTCGGCGCGATCACCGATGTGCACGCCGGGGTGGTGGAGCGGATGTACGCCACCGACGTGGCGTTCCTCCAGGACTTCTACCGCCGCGTCAACAGCGAGGGCCACACGCGGGCGGCGGTGACCTGCCCGCACTGCGAGGGCGGCTTCGAGGTCGACCTCTCGGGTGGGCGCCTGGGGGAATCGTGACGTACGCCCTTCCCCGGCTCCGGGAGGAGATCGCGTACATCGCCTACCACTTCCACTGGCAACGCGAGGAGATCCTCGACCTGACGCACGGCGAGCGCCAGGAGTGGGTATCCGAGATAGCCCGTATCAACACCCGTGTGAACGAAGGCGGTTGAGCGCATGGCATGGCGGGACAGGCTGCGCCGCCGGACTGCCGGACCCGACACCGCGGACCGCCCCCGGGCTTCGGAGCGCACCGGCCCGTCCGGCCCCTCCGGCGACGACCGGGACCGGGGCGCCTCCGGTGGTCCGGCTCCTTCCGGCGGTCCGGCTCCCTCCGTGCCCGGCGACTGGGACGGCGGCTGGCGCCGCACCCCGCCGCCGCAGCTGACCGTGGCCCGCGCTCCGCTCGGTGTCAGCGACGGCCTCGCCTTCCGCGACGGCCTCGCGGCCTGGCAGAACCCGTCGTTCGACGCCGGGCTCGGCCACGCCCTGCTGCCCACCGCCCCGACCGGCCTGGTGCGCGGCGTCACGCCACCCGCAGCCCCGCAGCCGACCCGTACCGGCCGGGGGCCGCTGCTGCTGCGAGCCCTGCGCACGCAGGAGCCGAACAGCGCGGAGAGCGCCACGCCCCAGGCCGTCGCATCGAACCCGGGGAGCGCGGACGGCGGTACGCGGACGCCGACCGCCCGGACCCCACAGATCTCGCGCCGGACGCGTCCGGGCGCGGCATCGAGCACCGGAACCGGAACGGCGGGTACGGGCTCCGGCCCGGCGCCTGCTGCGGCCCGTCCGGGCGGCGACAGTGCGGCGAGGGGGCGTCGTCCGGGCGGGACGCCCCGCGCCGGCCGTGGCATCACGTCTGCGGATTCCCCCGCCACGCTCCTTCCGCCGGACCCGCCTGTCCAGCGGGCAGCGGACCCGGCGACCGGCCCGGTCGTGACCCCCACAGACACCGGCACCGGCCGGGTGGCGTCCGCTTCGCACATCCCGCTGGTACGACGCGTGTCCGTGGTCCCGGGCACAGCCGCCGCCCCGGCCCGGCCCGCTACCGGTGGACACGCCTCGCGGACGCCGGGCGGCGCGTCCGAGCCGCACCAGGTGCGCGGGTCCCGCCCGACCGCCGGTTCCGCCGGCCGTACGTCGTCCGGCCCGGCCGTCCAGCGCTCCACGACCGGGACGCCGGGGTCCCGGCCCGAGCGGGAAGGCGGCGCGTCGACGGCATCCCGCGCCCCGGAGGCGTCCCGCGCCCCGAGGGTCGAGGGGGTCGCGGGGTTCCGCGAGGCCGTCCGTGTCCGCGCCGTCGGGCCGGTGCCGACCGTCGCCCGGCGTCCGGCCGGACCCGTGCGCCGGCTTCCGGCCCTGCGCCCCGCCACCGTTCGGGCAGCCGACGGCCGGGCCGCCCCGGACGCACCCGGACCCGACTCCGCGGCGCCCGCGCAGGCAGGGGCGGGGATGCGCTCGGCGCCGCTGGTACAGCGATCCGCCGACCGCGCGCCGCTCGGCGCACCGATGAGTGAACTGCCGTCCACGGCAACGCCGTTGGCGGCAGATGCCAAGGCTGTTCCGCCGGCCGCACGTACCGCGTCCGCGCCCGGTCCGGCGCTGCCCGTGGTCCAGCACCACTCGGAGCCCACGGCCGGTGCCCCGGCCCCCGGCACTCCGAGCGCCCCCACGAAGCGGGCGCAGGCCCCGGACCGGGCCCCGGAGCGGACGACTTCGGACCGGAGGACTTCGGGCCGGACGACTTCGGGCGGGACGACTCCGGACCGTACGGCTTCGGACCGTCGCACCGGGGCCCGTGCGCGCGGCGGCCTGGGCGCGCCGTTGTCCGAGCTGCCGCCCACCGCAGGCCTGCCGGGCGCAACCGGGTCCGGTGCCCGTCCTCCCCGTACAGCTCCCGGGCCCGACATCCAGCGTGCTCCGGCCGGCCAGGACCGTAGGTCCGGCGCAACTCCGGCGCATCCCACGGCGGACGGGAACCGGGGACGCGCGAAGGACGCGCCGCTGCTCGGTGCCTCCGCCGGGGACACGGGACGCCCTGATACGCCCTCGGGCGGTTCCGGGCCCGGCACTTCGGGTTCCGGCAGCCTCGGCTCCGGCCGGCAGCGGCCCGGGGACAGCAGCCCCGCCGCTCCGGCCCCGGTCGTCGTCGCCCGTGCCCCCGCGCCAGGCAACGCGAGCATCGCAGGCACCACAACTGCCGCAGGCGGCGCGAGTACTACAAGCAGCGCAAGCACGTCAGGTACTACAAGCACGTCAGGTACCGCGAGCACCACAGGAACCCCGAGAACCACGAGCACCCCGACCATGGGCGCCGTCGGCCCGCACCCCATCACGGTGGCCCGCGCCGGAGCGCACGCCGCCTCTGCGCCGCCGCGCACCCTCTCGCTGCTCGCCGCGCGCCCGCTCGGCCTGAGCACCCATGCCCCGGAAGGCGTGGCGGCCCCCGTGGCCGCCCGCCCCGGAGGCCGTCCTGTGGTGGCGGCGCGCTGGCCCGGCGCACCGGCCCCCCAACGGAGTGGCTCCGCGCCGCCGTCGCAGGGTCCGTCCGCGACGGCCCCTGGCACGCCGCAGGTCCAGCGCGCTGCCACCGGACGCTCCTCCGGGGCCCGGACAGGGTCGGCGGGGCGCGGCGCACGGAGCAACGGTGCTCCGGAGTCCGTCCAGCGCGTCCCGGTCGTCCGGCCCGCGCCACTCACCCGGGGAGCGACCGGGGAAGCGGCACCGGCAGGCCCGGTACCGGCAAGGACGGTACAGACAAGCGCCGCACAGGCAAGCGCCGCACCGGGAGGGCGGCCCGTACCCGTACGGCCCCTCCCGGTGACCGCCCCGCAGGCGCCGGCGCTCGCGGGCCGCCCCCCGGGCACACCGGCACCGGCACGGACGCCGGCAGGCACCGTCCCCGTGGTCCGGCCGAGGTCCACCCGGCCGACAGGCCCGGCGCCCCAGGTCCAGCGCGACGTGACCGGCGCGGGCGACGGCTCCGTACCCAACGGCTCCGTATCGAACAGCTCCGTATCGAACGGCTCCGCGTCCAAGGACCCCTTACCCGCCGCCGCACCGGCCAAGGCTCAGTCGCAGCGGTCGGGCACGACATCATCCGCCACCGGCAACGGCGCGGCCGGGCACGCCGGATCACCGCAGGCCTCCGGGGCCGACATGGACGAGCTGGCGCGCCGCCTGCTCGACCCCGTGGCCCGGCTGCTGCGCACCGAACTGCGGCGTGGCCGGGACCGCACGGGCCGTCCCTACGACGGACGCCGCTGAGAGCACGGAACGGATGACGGAGCAATGACAGACAGTATCTTCGCGACCAGCGTGTTCTTCCGGCTTGCGATCGCCGGGAACGACCTCGGGGCCTTCCACACCTGCTCCGGCATGGGTGCGGAGGTGGAGATGGAGACCTATGCCGAAGGCGGCAATAACGGCTTCACCTGGCAACTGCCCGGACGCGTGAGCTGGTCGAACATCACGCTCACCAGGCCGGTCACCACCGACACGGCGAAGATCGGCCGATGG includes these proteins:
- a CDS encoding phage tail protein, which codes for MAEGDALSTHVFGVQLGGYLVESIQEISGLTVEEEVVEVRQVSAEGKQIIRKQPGARQAGEVTITRGLDQSSEFTSWIKETLNKGAVDTARQNLTIEIKDSEGSTVRRIQLMQGWASKWEGPSLKAGESAAATESVTIVFEEIVVE
- a CDS encoding zinc-ribbon domain-containing protein, which encodes MRRRTVTAGNLEEILQATEPAPVPEQAAAAPAPAPAPREDHRLRTEFEFELPRGYVDEAGTVHRHGSMRLATARDELRPQIDLRVKENPAYLSVVLLSQVITRLGAITDVHAGVVERMYATDVAFLQDFYRRVNSEGHTRAAVTCPHCEGGFEVDLSGGRLGES
- a CDS encoding DUF6760 family protein; translated protein: MTYALPRLREEIAYIAYHFHWQREEILDLTHGERQEWVSEIARINTRVNEGG
- a CDS encoding phage tail protein; amino-acid sequence: MTDSIFATSVFFRLAIAGNDLGAFHTCSGMGAEVEMETYAEGGNNGFTWQLPGRVSWSNITLTRPVTTDTAKIGRWLDETLRRVEPKDGEIVALKPDLTRIISWQVFGIVPVRWQGPSFDPARSEAAVETLEIAHQGLRPS